The genomic region GAGCCTTTACTTTATCACCTTTGCGCTGATGATACGGATATCGTTTACAGGACGGTCGTTGCCATCTGTTGCTGCCTTCTGTATCTTTTCAACGACTCCGAGTCCATCAACCACTTCGCCAAATACGGTGTACGACCCGTCGAGATGTGGCGTACCACCCTGCGTTTTATAGGTTTCTATAAGTTCGGGCGTCAGTTTTGCCTTTCCGTCGGTGTACTTGTCCATTCTTTCTTGCGCCCATTCCAATTGCTTGTCGGTAAACTTCTGCCCCCAGACAATATAGAACTGGGTGGACGACGATGCCCTTTCGGGATTTACATTGTCGCCTTCGCGTGCGGCAGCCAGCGCGCCACGCTTGTGGTAGAGCTTCGGAAAACAAATCTCGGCAGGTATGCTGTACGCTTCAGGAGTGTCGCCAAGC from Prevotella nigrescens harbors:
- a CDS encoding peptidylprolyl isomerase codes for the protein MKKTIALFLFCLVAVLAQAQTEPRHEVELVTDSGTIRLVLYNETPRHRDNFLKQVQSGAYNGVLFHRVIKDFMVQTGDLASKTAKPGQQLGDTPEAYSIPAEICFPKLYHKRGALAAAREGDNVNPERASSSTQFYIVWGQKFTDKQLEWAQERMDKYTDGKAKLTPELIETYKTQGGTPHLDGSYTVFGEVVDGLGVVEKIQKAATDGNDRPVNDIRIISAKVIK